One Longimicrobium sp. genomic window, CGCGTCCACGTTGCCCGACTCCACGTAGGCCAGCACCTGGCGGACGTTCTGCGCGTAGACGGCCTTCGCCCGCACCGCCTCGGCGATCCCCAGCGCGCGCAGCACCTGGTCGGCGTAGTCGCCCGCGGGGACCGAGGCCGGCGCGCCGAGCGCCACCCGCCGCACCTCCGGCCGGGCCAGGTCGGCGAAGGAGCGCGCGGGGGAGCCGCCCGCGGCGGGGACCACCAGCACCAGCTCGTTGCCGGCGACCGGGCGGCGGGTGCGCGGCTCGATCAGCCCGGCGCGCTCCAGCTCGTCCATCGGCCCCTCGGCCGCGGAGACGAACACGTCCACCGGCGCGCCGTGCCCGATCTGCTGCCGCAGCGCACCCGACGCCCCGAAGTTCGCGCGCACCTCCACCCCCGGATGCGCCCTCTCGAAACGCTCCCCGAGCTCGGTGACGACCTCGCGCAGGCTGGCCGCCGCCGAGACGGTGAGGACGGTGCTCGTCGGCGCGGGCTCTTCCCGCCCTCGCTCGCAGGCGGCGAGGGCGAGCGCGCTGATCGCGGTCAGGGCTGCGGCGCGGAGTCGAGGCAAGGGAAGCGGACTGGTGGACGAAAGGAAGGCGCGCGCCCCCAATCTGCTGCCTTTCCGTGGATCGTGCGAGGGGATTGTTTGGGGATGATGACACAAAGACGACCAGATTCCTCACACGGAGTCAACGGAGAACAACCCGGGGTTCTCTCCGTCGACTCCGTTGACTCCGTGTCACCACTGCCAGCCTTCCCGGCAACCGCCTGCCAACCGTCTAA contains:
- the modA gene encoding molybdate ABC transporter substrate-binding protein; the protein is MPRLRAAALTAISALALAACERGREEPAPTSTVLTVSAAASLREVVTELGERFERAHPGVEVRANFGASGALRQQIGHGAPVDVFVSAAEGPMDELERAGLIEPRTRRPVAGNELVLVVPAAGGSPARSFADLARPEVRRVALGAPASVPAGDYADQVLRALGIAEAVRAKAVYAQNVRQVLAYVESGNVDAGVVYRTDARASRRVRVAAPAPPGSHAPITYSAAVVSRTERPEAAQAFVGFLLGGEGRAALSRHGFVVR